One genomic segment of Panulirus ornatus isolate Po-2019 chromosome 3, ASM3632096v1, whole genome shotgun sequence includes these proteins:
- the LOC139761795 gene encoding uncharacterized protein isoform X2 → MSDFIESNLYRPTAPSEYLLKKPRRKKLKVDASDLRRTRKVVIQGVGRAEGPAMTALRTKQRWTVSNHQNHLSTTTSVTMNCADEVPASHRCDHTDTGSSRLESPPESDQGSLTTGHKLDTTVTSHESSAQEDASQPSRVRRSSDSEELLNSTPQNDVKTTEDLPAPPAEDVLLEASSPKEDGATEKDPVPQETQNGSLQGQPTDDVDMTVDRVSTSAGLESPQTLCNSELVNVSDIQEQFTKLNLKRCSKDPASQSNGSCDSVASNSLHEPPCDHSDTANPELGQGNSPEPEVTGPEVLGVSSVIDILVTPPDALSKPSSESVLLAFREENEMRRNFNKRKKLIRLLRYIFKIKWKRQGTTEDKQVLVQEEILDEEEDSCGQGVAHVRHRMKRPLSCHAADQTKGAAPPKKRRRPRKKNVSRAVRRVRRSMGRGCRYIGHGLANMTSLVPEAAYMSPVSPSKNYDSDYITSEYI, encoded by the exons ATGTCGGACTTCATCGAGAGTAATCTTTACCGACCCACAGCCCCTAGTGAGTACCTCCTCAAGAAGCCAAGAAGGaagaaactgaaggtggatgcgAGTGATCTGAGACGGACTCGGAAGGTTGTTATTCAAGGAGTGGGCCGTGCCGAGGGGCCTGCCATGACCGCCCTAAGGACCAAACAACGATGGACCGTCAGCAACCACCAGAACCATTTGTCCACAACAACAAGCGTTACGATGAACTGTGCTGACGAGGTACCAGCCTCTCACCGTTGCGACCACACAGATACTGGAAGTTCGAGACTCGAGTCACCTCCTGAGAGTGACCAAGGGAGTCTCACTACTGGCCATAAGCTAGACACGACTGTTACTTCACACGAGAGCAGCGCCCAAGAAGATGCATCACAACCATCTCGGGTCAGACGGAGTTCAGACAGTGAAGAACTTCTTAATTCAACTCCTCAGAATGATGTCAAGACCACTGAGGATCTCCCAGCTCCTCCTGCTGAGGATGTGCTACTCGAAGCTTCCTCGCCCAAGGAGGACGGAGCCACCGAGAAGGATCCTGTCCCTCAGGAAACACAAAACGGGAGTTTACAAGGCCAACcgactgatgacgtagacatgACTGTCGACCGTGTTTCAACATCTGCAGGGTTGGAGAGTCCTCAGACACTCTGCAATAGTGAATTAGTAAATGTCTCCGATATACAAGAACAGTTCACTAAGCTAAACCTGAAGCGATGTAGTAAAGACCCAGCATCGCAGAGTAATGGCAGTTGTGACTCGGTGGCATCTAACTCCCTTCACGAACCTCCCTGTGACCACTCAGACACAGCAAACCCAGAGCTTGGTCAGGGTAACTCACCAGAACCTGAGGTGACAGGTCCTGAGGTTCTAGGTGTATCCTCAGTTATCGATATTTTAGTTACTCCACCAGACGCTCTGTCCAAACCATCATCCGAATCCGTCCTTTTGGCATTTCgtgaagaaaatgagatgagaagAAACTTCAATAAACGTAAGAAATTGATACGACTTCTTCGATATATCTTTAAAATTAAGTGGAAAAGGCAAGGTACGACGGAGGACAAGCAAGTTCTGGTACAGGAGGAAAtcctggatgaggaggaggacagttgtggccagggagtggcacaCGTGCGACACAGGATGAAGCGTCCCCTGAGCTGCCATGCTGCTGACCAGACCAAGGGCGCCGCCCCTCCCAAAAAAAGACGACGGCCGaggaaaaaa AACGTTAGTCGCGCGGTTCGTCGGGTGCGCCGCTCAATGGGTCGAGGCTGCCGCTACATAGGCCACGGACTGGCCAACATGACCTCCCTGGTACCCGAGGCCGCCTACATGTCCCCTGTATCTCCCAGCAAGAACTATGACAGTGATTACATCACCAGCGAGTACATATGA
- the LOC139761795 gene encoding uncharacterized protein isoform X1, translating to MSDFIESNLYRPTAPSEYLLKKPRRKKLKVDASDLRRTRKVVIQGVGRAEGPAMTALRTKQRWTVSNHQNHLSTTTSVTMNCADEVPASHRCDHTDTGSSRLESPPESDQGSLTTGHKLDTTVTSHESSAQEDASQPSRVRRSSDSEELLNSTPQNDVKTTEDLPAPPAEDVLLEASSPKEDGATEKDPVPQETQNGSLQGQPTDDVDMTVDRVSTSAGLESPQTLCNSELVNVSDIQEQFTKLNLKRCSKDPASQSNGSCDSVASNSLHEPPCDHSDTANPELGQGNSPEPEVTGPEVLGVSSVIDILVTPPDALSKPSSESVLLAFREENEMRRNFNKRKKLIRLLRYIFKIKWKRQGTTEDKQVLVQEEILDEEEDSCGQGVAHVRHRMKRPLSCHAADQTKGAAPPKKRRRPRKKNVSRAVRRVRRSMGRGCRYIGHGLANMTSLVPEAAYMSPVSPSKNYDSDYITSETFTIHGGLICQHSASEEA from the exons ATGTCGGACTTCATCGAGAGTAATCTTTACCGACCCACAGCCCCTAGTGAGTACCTCCTCAAGAAGCCAAGAAGGaagaaactgaaggtggatgcgAGTGATCTGAGACGGACTCGGAAGGTTGTTATTCAAGGAGTGGGCCGTGCCGAGGGGCCTGCCATGACCGCCCTAAGGACCAAACAACGATGGACCGTCAGCAACCACCAGAACCATTTGTCCACAACAACAAGCGTTACGATGAACTGTGCTGACGAGGTACCAGCCTCTCACCGTTGCGACCACACAGATACTGGAAGTTCGAGACTCGAGTCACCTCCTGAGAGTGACCAAGGGAGTCTCACTACTGGCCATAAGCTAGACACGACTGTTACTTCACACGAGAGCAGCGCCCAAGAAGATGCATCACAACCATCTCGGGTCAGACGGAGTTCAGACAGTGAAGAACTTCTTAATTCAACTCCTCAGAATGATGTCAAGACCACTGAGGATCTCCCAGCTCCTCCTGCTGAGGATGTGCTACTCGAAGCTTCCTCGCCCAAGGAGGACGGAGCCACCGAGAAGGATCCTGTCCCTCAGGAAACACAAAACGGGAGTTTACAAGGCCAACcgactgatgacgtagacatgACTGTCGACCGTGTTTCAACATCTGCAGGGTTGGAGAGTCCTCAGACACTCTGCAATAGTGAATTAGTAAATGTCTCCGATATACAAGAACAGTTCACTAAGCTAAACCTGAAGCGATGTAGTAAAGACCCAGCATCGCAGAGTAATGGCAGTTGTGACTCGGTGGCATCTAACTCCCTTCACGAACCTCCCTGTGACCACTCAGACACAGCAAACCCAGAGCTTGGTCAGGGTAACTCACCAGAACCTGAGGTGACAGGTCCTGAGGTTCTAGGTGTATCCTCAGTTATCGATATTTTAGTTACTCCACCAGACGCTCTGTCCAAACCATCATCCGAATCCGTCCTTTTGGCATTTCgtgaagaaaatgagatgagaagAAACTTCAATAAACGTAAGAAATTGATACGACTTCTTCGATATATCTTTAAAATTAAGTGGAAAAGGCAAGGTACGACGGAGGACAAGCAAGTTCTGGTACAGGAGGAAAtcctggatgaggaggaggacagttgtggccagggagtggcacaCGTGCGACACAGGATGAAGCGTCCCCTGAGCTGCCATGCTGCTGACCAGACCAAGGGCGCCGCCCCTCCCAAAAAAAGACGACGGCCGaggaaaaaa AACGTTAGTCGCGCGGTTCGTCGGGTGCGCCGCTCAATGGGTCGAGGCTGCCGCTACATAGGCCACGGACTGGCCAACATGACCTCCCTGGTACCCGAGGCCGCCTACATGTCCCCTGTATCTCCCAGCAAGAACTATGACAGTGATTACATCACCAGCGA AACATTCACCATCCATGGGGGTCTGATCTGTCAGCATTCAGCCTCTGAGGAAGCATGA